The following proteins are encoded in a genomic region of Triticum dicoccoides isolate Atlit2015 ecotype Zavitan chromosome 1B, WEW_v2.0, whole genome shotgun sequence:
- the LOC119344971 gene encoding uncharacterized protein LOC119344971, with amino-acid sequence MSSFAGQQSRPWMGDAAAATPSGDARDDGASSMKDLGSSTNASAISFGFAATAILIAMFLLMAIFEHLIKPGWAASRGSRGGSDNGDGDVHGRHAQPPHPGRHPRDHGSPEKLAPPPKMEAVVAAADLTVVMPGQRYPTFLAQPAPLLLPCTREGVRWPPHDDHRRPFLPP; translated from the exons ATGAGCAGCTTCGCGGGTCAGCAGTCAAGGCCGTGGATgggggacgccgccgccgccaccccgtcgGGCGACGCGCGGGACGACGGCGCCTCCTCCATGAAGGACCTCGGCTCCTCCACCAACGCCAGCGCCATCTCCTTCGGCTTCGCCGCCACCGCCATCCTCATCGCCATGTTCCTCCTCATGGCCATATTCGAGCACCTCATCAAGCCCGGCTGGGCGGCCTCCCGGGGCTCCCGcggcggcagcgacaacggcgacgGCGACGTCCACGGGCGCCACGCCCAGCCGCCGCACCCCGGCCGGCACCCGCGCGACCACGGCTCGCCGGAGAAGCTCGCGCCTCCGCCCAAG atggaggcggtggtggcggcggcggacctGACGGTGGTGATGCCGGGGCAGCGGTACCCGACGTTTCTCGCGCAGCCGGCGCCTCTCCTGCTTCCTTGCACGAGAGAAGGCGTGCGTTGGCCGCCTCACGATGACCATCGCCGTCCCTTTCTGCCGCCATGA